The DNA window CGCAGCAGAATCTCCATCTTTGCCTGCAGCTGAGCCAGCTCCTCTGcatgctgctgggctgccagcGATCCTGGGAAACAACAGCTCGGACACACTCGGCTGCCACCTCACAGACAAATGGGGGTTGCTCCATTTCCCAGTCACCCACCGACATCAGCTCGCATCTCCCTCCGGACCTTCAGTGCCAGGAGCTCATCCTCAAGCCGCTGGTTCTCCATCTCCACAGCCATCAGTGCCGCATCCAGGCCCCGTGCTGCCTCAGCAGCAATGGGGTCCTGTctctgggctctgtgctggggctggtgcTTACTCATCTGCGCAGCACTTCTCTCCAGTGCCGTGGCCTCCAGCTGGAGGTCTAACAGCTGTGCCAGGGTGGCCTCATCGTGGCCACCAGCACGCAGGTATGAGAGCCGCAGTGCCCTGCCATGATGCCGGCATGAGCCCTGGTGGCTGAGGCTCTGCTGGGCTCCCATCTGCCCTCAATTCTCACCTGGCCTCAGCTGCCAGCGGCCCGGAGGGTGGCAGGAGGGTGTCGAGGTAGACGGCAGCCCTGGGGAGGATATGGGCAAACTGGGGTCCAGTGGGCAAAGGGCCCCTTTCTGAGCAGCACGCAGTAGGGCTCACCCTTGGTGCTGGTGTCCAGCTCTGCCTGACAGCACCTCCGTGACTCGGTTCATTTCTGGTGACAGACGCTTGTTGCACAGCAATGCCAGGCGCCGGCACAGCTCTGTGGGATGCGCAGCTGGGTCACTCCAGAACCACAACCCTAATCCCCGCACCCTGTGCTGGTGCCTaccctctctctgctgctctaGCTGTTGGGTCCTGGCTCGGATTTCAGCCACGTGGCGCTGATGAGCCTCCAGCAGCTCCGGTGCTCGTGGGTCCCCCCGCGGTGGGTTGGGCTCTCCCTGGGGCACAGCGGCAGCCATGGCAGTAGGGGCTGAGCCCACAGGGCCGGGAGTGACCCCGCACTACGCTACAGGTGattggggctgctgggctggtcTCACCTGCTCAGCTGGCCGGCTGACAGCAGGGGCACGGAGCAGCGCCCGCTCACGGGGTGTGAGGATGTCACCCAGCGGTGCCCCACGGACTCGCCCCGGGCCCTCACGTCCCTGAGAGGACCGAGGGAGCTCGGAGAGCAGGAGCAGATGGTGTCGCTTGGGCTGATCCTCGTGCTGGGACACCGTGACCTTGAAGAGGCAAACGGGATGGGAGGGCAGGAAATCGCCCAACACCACGCGGACAGGCAGCACGGCTGCTCTCCGGAGGAGCTCTGGCTGCTGGGACGCCCACGTCCTCGGCCCGCGGACACGTCCCAGCCCCGCATTACCGAGCGGTCCCGCCGTCCCCCTGCTCTTCCCGGCTCCTCCCCAGGCTCGCCGCCCGCCGGGGCCCCGAGGCAGAGCCGCTCGCGGTGCGCCCTTAGCAGCGCCCGGGAGCCGAAGGCCATGCGGCAGCGGGGACAGGCGAAGGCTCCGGCAACCGCCATCGGGTTCCTACAGAACACCCGTGCCCGTcagcccggcccggctccgCGGCCCTCCCTCCTCCGCGCCGACCCGCTCCGGGACGCTCCGGCGGTGTTTGAGGCCGCTGTTGCTATAGGCGCCGGACACGCCGAGCCCCGCTCCGCCCCAGCCGCACGGCCCGTcccgccgcgctccgctccgTGGGCCGCCTCCCGGCCTTCCCGGCGCTCACCTCCACAGCTCCGCTCCCCCGCAGCGCTCCTGCAGTCCCGCCCGCGTCTCTTCCCGGTGTCCCCGGGCCGGGGCAGCCGGCGGAGGCCGCGTtccgccccgcgctgcccgccCGCCATTTCAGGTAGGGGCTCTGTGGGGCGGGAACGCCTCGTTGGTTTCACCTGTTCTCACAGCGCTCGGCCCGGCCCAGGCAGGTGCAGAGCTGAAGGACGGCCCGTTTTCACACAGGATCCCCACAGCCGCCCGGTGCTGCCACAAACAGCTGCTCGGGATCGGCTGTCAGCACGGCCGTGCGGCCGAGGGACTTCCAAACTCACCCAGTTCGTAACCAAGCCGTGCTGCCCTGCAACGCCCAGCTGCGGCTCTGAGGCACAAGCGCTGCCCCGACCCCCCGCCGCACACAAACACCACCTGCTTTCCGCCCCACGGCTGTGCGAGCAGCTGAACGGACACTGAAATAGCTTAGGCCACACCTGAGTTGTTTGTAAAATCCTTTTTAATCtaatagaaatgttttcatgatttttttttttttctttctttaaaaaagatttcAATGAAAACAGCTTTGGATTCAGACATTCCCTTGCCACGTTGTgaacacagacagcagcattGCACCAGGAACAGGCAGTGACACCGACCGGCCGAGCTCCACTATTTCGTATGAAGcggaaaataaaagcaaactgcttGAGTGGAAGATAATTCCgattatttaatttctttaaaaaaaacaaacaaacaaaaaacaaaacaaaaccaaaaaaataaacaccaaccaaaccaacaaacagtGGCTGTCATCTCTCCGCTgttctctcccttctccctttgcaAAGGAAGAGTTCAGCTCCTGCAGTCCCAGCACTACAGCAATGTTTGCCAAGTGGAAAAAGCACAGTGGGAGAAGCAGCTCTTTATCCCCAGCGCTGTTCGAACACCCCAGCGTTGCACATCCCTTGAgaggaaagcttttctttacaTAAGAAAGACAATTAGAATTGGCAAACtgatgcaaaatatttattccaAGTTAGTTATTTTTGATGCAGTAGTTTTTCCCCCTCATACAGACTCAATGTGatagtcacttttttttttttctcttttaaatctgTAAATAATGTTATCAAAATAATCTTAATCTTTGAAATCTCACAAAAAATTTCTATTTTACAATCCACCCTGAATATCAAGGCTGCAAGAAGAAGAACACAAACAATTCCTATATCcaaatattttacagctgtacccaaaaaaaaagaagaaaaccacaaaCGCCTGGTTAAGTGATGAAGCTCCCCGAGccgccaaaaaaaaaacaccaaaaaaacaaaaaaaataaaataaaataaaaaaaaattcatgtTATTATTAGCATTAATTTAACATAATTAGAACTTCAatagccatttttttttttgtcattgaCAATGATTGTTTTAGCACATCGTTACCGCACGGCATTGTGTAATGCAGCGGCGCTGTTAGAAGCTTGCTGTTGCAAAGATCAGTCAGCCACTCGTATCCTGCTTACCAGACTGAACTTGTGCACTGCCCCACAAGGGATTCCTGTCAAAAATTTGCTAGCTGCACAAACTTCTATTAAGCGTTAGggcaaaaccaaaagaaaaagctaaagAAGCcaatttctctcttctttggGATACAATTATTTCCCTTGTGCATGAAGtatcaacagaagaaaaaaactgaacagaCTGGAGACAGAATAAACTCTGTTTAGTTTATACAACCCCAAACACGTGTTGAACTATGAACTGAGTTTATTgggttggttttatttattttaattttcttgtgcCCGCTCTCAGGCATCGTCATCTGAAGTCTCGCTGCTACTAGTTTCTGTTTCCGAGTCCTCAATCTTTGTCTTAAAAGTGCTTCTCCAGTGGAACAACAGGCTGGAGCTGCGGCCCTGAAGAAATCCGTTCTTCCCAAATCCGTTTCTTCTTCGCTGTGGGAACGaaagtatgttttaaaataagcacaAGTACGGAGAGTAACTGTCACTAATCACCTGTGGGCACCGGTCCTGTGCTCACTTGTGTATGTACGTGTGCTCTCCTATGGATAACAGAGGGTCATCAACTACGATCCAGTTTCGTTTCTGCTCTAAGTCTTCTAGAACACCCTGGGCATTGCACAAATGGCAAGAGTTACAAACATACCTGCTCTGATTTAATTTGGAACTCTTTGAGCTCATCCTCTGTGAGGGGAAGGTAATTCTCATCATTTTCAGGATATTCCTGCCATCCCATTTCTTTCAATAACCTGATTCACACACAtagacacaaaaaaaaaagggcacaGGGATTAAAGCAATGGAACAAAGGCAAAGGTGAGAACAGTCTGTCCACGAAGCACAAGGTTTTATACTAAATTACTTTGAATTCAACAGGGAATCTCTTGCATTACAGACCACTTAATGTTTAGTGATTACCCAATATTTTTCTTACTCAATGTCTTCTACAAATATTTAATCATCAGCATTTCCATACGGTGGGTAAATGACTGGtctggcagaaggaaaaaaaagcaaccaagcAGTTCTGAAATTCTACCCAAGGACACTGATGTGAGACAATCCAGCACCTCAGCTCAGGAGCTTCTAAAAGTTACCATCCGCTTACAGCAGATGCCCACAGGCCACTTACTCACTGAAGGAAGATACAAACCGAGATCTAAAGTAAGAATTTTCTTAACTCTCTGCTACCTTTACAGAACTTAAAGCAGCACAAGAGTATTCCAAGGGTAGACAGAGCGAAACCAGTATGTATGAGCATGCAATATCTGATTCATAACCCAGATCACCACCTTCAGGATGCGATACGCAGTAATGAATTCATTGAACAACACTAGGTTTGTGTTGCCTCACCATGTGGGCAGGTAAATCTCCAGGCAGCATTAACACACAAGGATGTGGCACCAGGGAAGTGCAGGAATTTAATTACAGACCTTGGCAAAGTCTTGGCTCAGCTGTCAtcagtgtttgttttacttGAAGACTCCACCACCCACTCcagcaaacagaaatggaaCCCACACCTCCACTTCAGCTTTGTGTACTTCCCAGAAAGTTTCCTTCTTGCACAGTCCGAGGACTCGCCCTCTTTTACTCCAGACACCTTACTTGGCTTCTGCCTTACCTGTGTTCTGCTTCCAATGAATGAGAGAGGTTTTCCCCCTCCTCTggcaaagggagagaaaggcCATTTTGATGGCAATTCTCTTCCCAGTTTTCCTTTGGTTCTGGTGTGCTGTTGCTCTCcatctaaagaaaaataaaagcaaagtgtGCAAAGAGGTGATATGATATGATATCACACTTCCAAGTTCAAGCTTCTGCTCTTGGGAGTAACCCAAGATCTTTTGAGTCAAGGCTTTCAACAGGGCCTGGACTGACAGTGACCTGAAAGCAGCTTCCACCTAGCTGTGACAAGACAATACAATACGATATGGATGGCACTTTGGTGGACTGCACTTTGATGTCAGGGGAGTAAGTGCTGGCATTGCAAAGCCATCATCAGTGCCTCCACAGCATAAGAAAACCATAAAAACTCCACTCTTAAGGATGCTGTTTACTTACATAGTAAGACACAGACTTTCACATTTAGGATTCTGGTCCAAGCCTGAGGCTTAAGCCTCTATGCTACACACTTTTACAAGCACTGAATTCAGCTTTCCTGTGAATGTAGTCTGACATCAAGTTTGCAATCAAAGACAGTATTGTTCCATCCCTTAGAGAACTCTTACAAAGACCCAGATTACCTTCATCATCTGTCACACCTTCCCTTCCACCTCATTTATTACTTATCCTTTAGCATTTCATCACGTTATGCATCTCCTTTCATCACAGTGCTGCTCGCTACCTCTGCTGGCATGTATGTCAGACCAAGGGAAGTCATTCATTTCCACGCCCACAGCCTGAATTACATATGCAGCTTTTTTCAGTGCCCAACTCCTTAAAAACAGTGATCAGTAAGGACAGTGATCTTACATCATCCAGCTTGTCACATTCTCTGCTCTCTGTTATCTCCCCATTCCTATCATCTTTCAGTGCCTTCAGGAATTCGCTCTTTTTATCGGTGGTGCGACGCATCAGCTTTGTCAAGCGTGAAGAGCAGATCTCGATAGGAGGGGTGGTGCTGGAAGGACTCTAGACAAAGAAGGCAGAATAAGGAAACTTTAAAGGGTACACTCTTGCAAAGATCGGACCCTTTTCAGGATCTGTACTATTAAATGCTCATCAGTTCCTGGACTAGCTCTTAACTCCTTAAGAAATCTCAGATGTCCATCAAACTGTGACTACTGTTGTATACCCAGTTCTTCCCTTATCAGCACATTATGCTCCCACCTATCACTACcaactctgcttttttttcctttccctagGTGTCAATGCGGCCaagaatacatttattttgttccttgGCAACATAACTCTCCCATGTAATGCAGGAGACTACAACAGAAAATGTGGGCAGAGAGCTTCATGTAGGACTCAGTCCACAAAGATTATAAAATCAGGGAGCTTAGGCTCTGTTCACATTTGTGTATTAAGCCATCCTGGCTGCCCCTACCCTGAAATTAAGCTTTGGGCTGGGAAACTCTTTTCAGGGAGTGGCACATCTTTAACCAACTGGACATTAAACAGCCACAGTCTCTGCCTCCTCCCCTGGAGAGCACGCTGCTGATTCCTGCCTATGAACACTCATGGGAGCCCAGATGGTTCTGTGCATGGCCAGGCACGGACGGCATTCACCTGTAGGAAATCCGTTCAACTGAATTCTTGAACCCAAGGTTATCTCACGTGCTCTTCCACAATGTTTTGCTTCCTTAACTACCTTCAATCTTTGCTCCAGGCACAACAGCTCACACACTGGCAATGTCCCAGCCACGGCAGTGCAATTAAAACAGCGATAACCAAGATGAGCTGAGCTTTCAATTTCATGTTTTGTCATTTTGATCGGCCATCCCAGTATCCTAATCTTCTGCTCATATACAGTCTTCATGGCTGGCTACTCTAAGGTGAGGAACTCAGCTACTTGTGTGGATACCTGACACTAGAATTTCATGCACAGAGACATTCTTTATTACTTGCTTTGATTGTTACCtttttctcaattaaaaaagCAGTGCCATTTCCTAAAGCATGTAGcttctcccctcctttttttctttcctcctttaacTAGTGTGGGAGGGTTGTAAATTCAGGCTCTCAAAAATAAATCTCCTTTATAAAGAAGTGTTATCATACCACCCGGTGCTCTGAGCAAAGATCAAGGGAACTAAAATATTTAGCAAACATAACCAGGCAGCAACAGCTGCTTGTATTTCTCATGCCTGTTGCACATAAAACACTGGTGTGCAACGATGCTTTTGAGAGAAGTGTGTGCTGAACATAATGCCTCACTTTTCTCAGGTAGCCTTCTCAGAGTTTGCCCTATTCAACACTGTATTGAACAGACCTACAATGGTAAAAGACAAATGACTGAATGTTAGGATAAGAAGCTACTGTAGTACTTAAAGCTCTCAACACAGTAATTAGTTCGACTGCAAgtgacagaaggcagcagtgaacATAGGAGAATGAAAACCAGCTATCTGTGGGTAATTCTGAGTACTCTGCTAGGAGCACTTGAGCTTTCTGCAAGAAATAAGATTACTGAAAGGgaacaaattcatttctgttctcattCCATTCATTACTTTCTCTAGAGGGCTTTATAATACTTGAAGAGACTGTTACATAAAGTAATACAAGTAGTTGGTCTTTTGCATCTTTTTTAAAGGTAGGTTTAGCCATTTGAATGAAATATCAAGGCATCTCTCAGATACTCTAACTGAGCACAATGCATAACGACAGGCTTGTTCGGACATCAGCCAATGAGCAGAGGCAATTACTCATACAAAAAAGTCATCCTATGCCATTTTAGCATTTCTGACTGAATCCTGAATTTGTCTTGGACTGGCTAAGACACAGTGCCAGCGCTACCCAGTATCTTTTAGTTTACAAGACATTGTTTACAAGACTTTATCCCTATCTCAGAAGTAAAAAGGCAGAGATCGTAGTAGTCCCACAGAGCTGGGATTACTGTATTATTTGCTGGCCATGGCCCTGTGTTTCCATACTGTCAGTCTCCAAtagattcagaaaaaaacatattgcAAGTGTTCAACTTTAGCTGGGAGGAATTTAAGCACTTTCTGTTTAGTAGACTGATGCTGGTAACAGAAGTATTAAGGGAAGCATTGCTGTCTCTGACAAAAAGCCCAGCTGCCCCATGCTCCTGTCAGAAAAGTATCCAACAGCTTTGCTGACTGAAGTTTCAGCCACAACTTTCTTAGAGGGAAAGAAAACCATAGCCAGACTACTTAATTGGGTTGTTGCTACTGTATGATAGAAAGCACATGTTCCATTGGTATCTACCTTGAGGTTAAAGCCAATATGGCTTACATACTTATATTGTAAAGGTGTCTGTACTCCACTGTGTTTTACAAAAAGGAAGACTGTCAGTAGTACAAAGGACTCAGTCTAAGGACAGACAAAAGGTAAGGAGAAGGGATGCAGCTCCAGATCTATTCCTCCAAGTGACAGATGCAGGCTTTTTAACTAATGCTTTTAATGACTGCTCTTATACTCAGTAGCAGGTAAAGCAGAGAAGCACAGGCTGTTTCAAAGTAAAACCCACAAAGCAGAGAACCATAAAGATGACAAAGTAGGTTTTGTAAAGGAGAAAGTCAAATGCACaactaaaaaaacccaaaaacaagCCCTTCAACCTCCCCCCCCATAAGCTATTACACCTGAAATGCAAACCACACAAATTACAATTGTTCTGATTTAGTCAATTATtgattttaatactttttaaatcTTACCACCAACTTTTGGTTCATGATGAGGAAAAGTTATTCAATGCCATTTTTCTATAGAGCTTCACTGAATTTCAAGATTCAGGACAGCATTTTGTGTACGAGCTATGAAGTGAACCGCAGGAATGCTGGCCAAAACACATCAAGTCACAGTTACCAGTGAAGTGTTAAGTAATTTACGTTTGGAGATTCTCTCCACACATCAGACCAGAAATGGAAGTAAGCCAGCTTTAGCCTCATCAGATTACCTCCTACCAACACTAAAAACAGGCATGAAGCTGAAGACACATATACAGGCTGAACCCCTCAGAACTCATTGcttgtgctgttgttttcctacagaaaagaagcaaggCAGTCACTTTCACTTTCCTTTCCAATAAAGTACTGTAGAACAGAACGGGAATCAGCTTATCTTTCAGTGCACACCTTTTCTTGGTATCTGCAGTCCTGTAAGTCCATGCGTGTCTAACAACACAAGGCTATTAAGTAtgaggtttttcatttttaaattggGAAGAAATTCTAGTATGCTTGGGTAAATGCTAATGGCAACAGCTTTACAACCAGACCACTTGAGAGCATCAAAGATACACTAAAGATGCGCTAAGAATGTACAAGTGAGTCATCCTTCAGGGGTACAAAGCTAGGTATCACATGCAAAAAAGATCTTATTTGTTGAAGCTATAGTAGGTGACAGTGATAAAGTTCCCTTCTTACACCCAAACCCAATTTCTTACCTCTTTGGGAGAGGTGAGGACTGAGCCACTTGCCAGTACCGCTGGTTTGGTTACAGACACTGGACTGGTAAAGGCAGAGTCACGGCTGGAGGAAAGCGAGCCTGGCTTGTGTTCATTTCTGTTGGCTTTCCATGGACTTGGCTATGttgaaaagaacacaaaagacAAGAAGTGGTAAGACACTACAATGGGTTGGTTGCAAGCAGTAAAGCAAAAACTGCATTGGCAGAAAAAGTCCGTTGTGTggttttttctcctccctctccaaGAACATTCCCAGCAAGTTCACCTCTAAATACATTATTCTTCCCCATTACCATCTCCCGTTTCCTCCAAGTCACAGCAAGTTCTGCTTCACAGGCATGACCCTCTaacaagaaaatgcagttgGAGTCTAAGGAGAAAATCCAGTGCTGCTCTTCATCAACTGGAATCACCACCAAGAGAATCAGTGCATCTTGCAGCAGATAGGAAACAAAGATCCCAATTAAATCCATGTTTCATATAGGAACACTGTTTGCCACAGTCTGCCTCACTTGACAGGAACTTCCCCTGTGCAAGAAAGAAGCACCTCAAGGAATCTTTCTGTCCAAGCTGAGAATGTAAATTCCCTAGGGCTCTGGAAGTGTCCATCACTGCATTGATTTAGCCAAAAAAAGTAATAGAAAGTAGGCAGTTTAATAAAGTGGACGAGCACCTACTGCTTTGCTCTGGATACTCTCTGCAGTGTCCCTTAGGTACAATGGCAGTCTGGCTGAAAAGCAAAGCCTTCAAGATAACTTGGAACTTGTTACTTGGAGTTTTTTTCTTGGGCCTGTCTTGTCAGCCAAGGACAAACACTGAAGTGGCAGCTTTTATTACAGTGACACTAACAAAGGACTCGTATCAGGCagtgttaaaaatacatttgtcaAAGCATTAAGGCTTAATGGTTCCTTTGAACCATTATGTTTCTGAAGCCAACTTGATAGCAAAATAATTCATACATGGTGTGATTAAGTTGTATCTGACATTAAATAGATCTTCTATCCATGagcaatgaaagcagaagcCATAATTTCACTATGATCTCTCTCTCCGTTGGGctattttattccatttaaaataaacgCATCACCAGAGGAGACCATCACTCCATTCTCATTAATAGCCTTCCACACCAACTTTAGAAGTAGTCCACAGTGCTGAATAAATAATTCAGCACTCATACTAGATTCCAAACATCTATTTGAAACCCAGAAAAGACCCTGGTCTCTGCAATATTGCCTGTAGTAAGTTTCTTAGGAGTGGGGAATTAATTTAACAAGAAGCTTCCCTCTGCATATTCACATGGATGCACTCGTTCAGGTATCTGGCTCTGGGCTGCTAATTGTTATTCTCCCACCTTCCACAAAGTGGCAGCTTACACAAATTCAAACACTGATCACTGCTACTTTCTTAGAGAGACTGCTGGATTCAAGGGCAACAGCTACAGCTGAGCATCAAAAGGAATCACCTGCATATTGTGCCCTTCACTCACTGCTCACCTGTGAACAATTCTGCCACaactaaaggaaaaatgtgcTTTCACCACTGCCACCGTGTtcacctcctctggtacaaatAACAAGCATATTTCAGCCAGTTTGCCTCTGACAGCTTTCCAGTACTGCTGACTTTGTCAAAAGGAGCATTCTGACTCCTCTAGTGCTTTATGCACTACAACTTCCACACAACCTTCAGGAGCCTTCAGAATAATGTAGTCTACCACAGCTTCTGTCTCTACCTTTAGAAGAAGGCATCACACACACAGGCTTTCTACCTACGGACAAGCAGATCTCCACCTTTAGCTCTATCAGT is part of the Excalfactoria chinensis isolate bCotChi1 chromosome 8, bCotChi1.hap2, whole genome shotgun sequence genome and encodes:
- the CCDC17 gene encoding coiled-coil domain-containing protein 17, whose translation is MAVAGAFACPRCRMAFGSRALLRAHRERLCLGAPAGGEPGEEPGRAGGRRDRSVTVSQHEDQPKRHHLLLLSELPRSSQGREGPGRVRGAPLGDILTPRERALLRAPAVSRPAEQGEPNPPRGDPRAPELLEAHQRHVAEIRARTQQLEQQREELCRRLALLCNKRLSPEMNRVTEVLSGRAGHQHQGAAVYLDTLLPPSGPLAAEARALRLSYLRAGGHDEATLAQLLDLQLEATALERSAAQMSKHQPQHRAQRQDPIAAEAARGLDAALMAVEMENQRLEDELLALKVRREMRADVGSLAAQQHAEELAQLQAKMEILLRRQAEGMGPRLPPAVLPPPVAPPFSPPAFALAEPLRPTLGTGSPTASSHAFVPSSLPSIPLGALDDPPPT